The following coding sequences are from one Streptomyces sp. NBC_01294 window:
- a CDS encoding class I adenylate-forming enzyme family protein, producing the protein MGNPVTTYGSSYGTPYGSAYAAKPWLGLLAPVQRAPVTPPPTVLHAFREAVARAPERTALAYFDGRIGYAEADALSDSVAGHLAARGVRRGDRVAVMLQNTPHFVLAVLAAWKAGAVVVPLNPMYKSGEVAHVLGDSGAAALVCDGRAWEAYLCEAVRGSAVRTVLTSSDQDFQTRNDPRIFPPAPTRPAPQDAPSAPDPVPGPSDQAVGETVGETVGQARGRTALAGAPADPHVADLATVARGTRPAPQDPGLTAADTALISYTSGTSGTPKGAMNPHGALTYNAVRQVTAHPLPEGATYFALAPLFHITGMVCELTASFANGGTLVLAHRFDAGAVLDAFLEHRPAYTVGPATAFMALAAHPVATPDHFASFQVISSGGAPLPPALVERLRTAFGFYLRNGYGLTECTAPCASVPVHLEAPVDPASGTLSVGLPGADTVVRILDEHGAEVPFGETGEIAVRGPQVVPGYWGLPADTAEAFPDGELRTGDVGFMDPDGWLYVVDRKKDMINASGFKVWPREVEDVLYTHPAVREAAVVGVPDPYRGESVKAYVSLRPGTSAEPQELSAYCAARIAAYKYPRQVEVLPVLPKTTSGKILRRELRDRG; encoded by the coding sequence ATGGGAAACCCGGTGACCACGTACGGATCCTCGTACGGAACCCCGTACGGCTCCGCGTACGCCGCCAAGCCCTGGCTCGGGCTGCTCGCCCCCGTCCAGCGGGCGCCCGTGACTCCGCCGCCCACCGTCCTGCACGCCTTCCGCGAGGCCGTCGCCCGGGCCCCCGAGCGCACCGCGCTGGCCTACTTCGACGGCCGGATCGGCTACGCCGAGGCCGACGCGCTCTCCGACTCCGTCGCCGGTCACCTCGCGGCGCGGGGCGTCCGCCGCGGGGACCGGGTCGCGGTCATGCTGCAGAACACCCCGCACTTCGTGCTCGCCGTACTCGCCGCCTGGAAGGCCGGGGCCGTCGTCGTCCCGCTCAACCCGATGTACAAGTCCGGCGAAGTCGCGCACGTCCTGGGCGACTCCGGGGCCGCCGCGCTGGTCTGCGACGGCCGCGCGTGGGAGGCGTACCTGTGCGAGGCCGTGCGGGGCAGCGCCGTGCGGACCGTCCTGACCAGCTCGGACCAGGACTTCCAGACCCGGAACGACCCGCGGATCTTCCCTCCGGCGCCCACCCGGCCCGCCCCGCAGGACGCGCCGTCCGCGCCGGACCCCGTCCCCGGGCCGTCGGATCAGGCGGTCGGCGAGACCGTCGGCGAGACGGTCGGCCAGGCGCGCGGTCGGACGGCCCTCGCAGGCGCCCCGGCGGACCCCCATGTCGCCGACCTCGCCACCGTGGCCCGCGGCACGCGCCCCGCGCCGCAGGACCCGGGCCTCACCGCCGCCGACACCGCCCTCATCAGCTACACCTCCGGCACCAGCGGCACCCCCAAGGGCGCGATGAACCCGCACGGCGCGCTCACGTACAACGCCGTACGGCAGGTCACCGCCCACCCCCTCCCCGAAGGCGCCACCTACTTCGCCCTCGCACCCCTCTTCCACATCACCGGCATGGTCTGCGAGCTCACCGCCTCCTTCGCCAACGGCGGCACCCTCGTCCTCGCCCACCGCTTCGACGCCGGAGCCGTCCTCGACGCCTTCCTGGAGCACCGCCCCGCCTACACCGTCGGCCCGGCCACCGCCTTCATGGCCCTCGCCGCGCACCCCGTCGCCACCCCGGACCACTTCGCCTCGTTCCAGGTGATCTCCTCCGGCGGCGCCCCGCTCCCGCCCGCCCTCGTCGAGCGGCTGCGCACCGCCTTCGGCTTCTACCTCCGCAACGGCTACGGCCTCACCGAGTGCACCGCCCCCTGCGCCAGCGTGCCCGTGCACCTCGAAGCCCCCGTCGACCCCGCCTCCGGCACCCTCTCCGTGGGCCTGCCCGGCGCCGACACCGTCGTGCGCATCCTCGACGAGCACGGCGCCGAGGTGCCCTTCGGCGAGACCGGCGAGATAGCCGTCCGCGGCCCCCAGGTCGTGCCCGGCTACTGGGGACTGCCCGCGGACACCGCCGAGGCCTTCCCGGACGGCGAACTGCGCACCGGGGACGTCGGTTTCATGGACCCGGACGGCTGGCTCTACGTCGTCGACCGGAAGAAGGACATGATCAACGCCTCCGGCTTCAAGGTCTGGCCGCGCGAGGTCGAGGACGTGCTCTACACCCACCCCGCCGTCCGCGAGGCGGCGGTGGTCGGCGTCCCCGACCCCTACCGCGGGGAGAGCGTCAAGGCGTACGTGAGCCTGCGCCCCGGCACCTCGGCCGAACCGCAGGAGCTCTCCGCCTACTGCGCCGCGCGCATCGCCGCGTACAAATACCCGCGCCAGGTGGAGGTCCTGCCTGTCCTTCCGAAGACGACCAGTGGCAAGATCCTGCGACGGGAACTGCGCGATCGCGGCTGA